The DNA segment CAACAGGGAGCACAGAATTCCCGGAAAAGCCAGAAGCTGGCTAGGGCTTCAAAGCGATTCTAGATGACCCTACCCCACATGCAGCTGGAGGAGGGTGAGGGATGGGCTGTTTACTTCCCCACAGCAGGAGAGAGAGTCTCCTGCACACTCAGGGATCacagctacagcactggccccagcacagccccatcTAGGGGCTCAGAGGTGGGAGGCAGACTCACCGTCACTCACACGGTTTGCACGTGAGTGAGAGCAAACGTGCAGGCAGACTCCCAGGCATATGTAGAGATTGACAGGGGCACACCTGCACTCCTCACTGCATATGGAGAGCCTAGGCTCACAGGGCAGTCACACGCCCAGCCACAGAGTGCTGATCATGGCAAAGACCTTATCGTCCACAGACTGAGAGACAGCCAGACACTGTCGACTCACAGACACCCACGCATTCACAGCCAAGCTGAAGAGAACCAACAGGAAACTCACACACAGACTCACCGGCCACACAGTCTTGTACACCCAACTCCCCCACCACACAGACTTGCAGGTGCAGATGGCTCCAGAGGCCAACTTCCAGAAACATACCCTAACGTGATAGCTTGGTGCGCGGTAGGCTCGCGTATGAACAGGTACAGCTCTGGTCACATAGACAGAGGCACTCCCAGGCAGATAGGTCACTGGCACGCACAACTGCATTTAGGCATCTGGTTGCAGCCCACCGTGTACACCCAGAGCTACTGACAAATCTAGTCAGAGAAGACACATCCAAGGAAAGTGTATACAGGCACATACACAAGAAATGCAGGAAGATACAGCACACCTACTCTCCTTGCACAGAGGAGATCTAGAAAATACACCTAAGGTTGCCTGAAGAAGAAATGGGGGCCCAAATAGTATTCATAAGAGAGCACTTCAAGAAGCTCGTGGGAAAGGCATCCTCTCCATTAATTCCATTtgcctgaacttttttttaaaaatagtatttatttatttatttatttgaaaatcagaattacagagagagagagagagagagacattctatcggctggtttactccccatagctgcaatggccagtgctgggccaggctgaagccaggagccagaagcttcatccggatctcccacgtgagtagcaaGAGCTCAgacatgtgggccatcctctactaattgtcccaggcacatcagcagggagttggatcagaagtgggactcgctctggcacccatatgggatgctagccatGAACTTGTACAGTGGCACCAAAAGACAGCTCCATAGGGCACATACCTGCAGCCACTCATCGGGGAAACACAAACATGGTAGCAGACATGCAGGGAAGAAAGACACACACGCAGAAGAGAGACAAATGCCCAAACACACGCATCAGCCGCAAGCATTACAAAGGAGACACATAAACACCTGAGCAACACCCACACACAACCCCGGAGAGATACAAGTTGCCACACATAAGTTGGGTAGGAAGctgcagagagaagacacaaCCAGGCACGTTACATAGGCAGCCACACAGGCAGCTCACATGCGCATGGCTGCCGCTGAGAACATGCACAGGCGGATGAGAAACACTCAGGGTGCTCACAGGTACACAAACACTTCAGCagctctctccaccccaccccacccccacccccgcccctgcctcctctgttttctctctcctctggtgCCCTTCCCCCACTCAGACTCATTACACATCTGTGCTACAGGTTGGCCAGGGAAAAAGACACCTGTCAGCAAAGGCCTTGGCCCAGGTGGctaaaagaggaggaggaggggccaggcaggTACACACATTTCGAGAAAATTCTGAAGTGGCCTGTCCAAACAACTAGACTACACGTAGTACGAAAAACAGATGCTTCCCTATCCTCTTCCACCACCTCCCAGCTACAGCCTCCTGCTCTAAccgcttccctcccctcccagaaCCTCCCCTGGCTCTCCAACACGGCCCAGCACATAGCAGATGCTTAATAAACGCCACCTACCAAGTGTCATACtactatcattattatttttatttctgccaAGGAAGCCCTTCTAGAAGAAGAACGAACATTCATTTAGCTCTATACGCTGTAGCTCTGTTACGTGGTTGGGGCAGGTGgttggtttagcagttaagatactggttaagactcccacttcccatatcggagtacctaggttcatgtcctggttccagctcctgactccagcttcctgctgatgcagaccccggggggcagcagtgatggctcaagtaagtgagCTCCTGCCATTCACAcgggagactcggattgagtccccagctggcagatcctgcctttggcctggactGCTGTGGGTATTCAGGGACAGAGCAAGCAGATAGGAGctcctgctgtctctctgcctctcaaataaatacatagacaaATAAAATAGCAAGTTCTCAGCTTATGctggtagaaagagaaagaaagggaaagtggGGTTTGGGTTGTGTGGGGCAGCTGGTTGCACAAGGTCCAGATGTGTGTGAGGGTGCCTGGGGCCAGAGGCTCTGCCCGGTGTTACAAAGCGGCTTGAGAATGCTTGAGTGTCATTTGGGATTCCCATGCAGCTTATCAAAGTTCATGTGGGGTTCTTATCAGCTCGTCCAGAGAGACCCCGGTGTTTATGAAAGCCAGCCCACGGCTCAAGAGCGTTCCAGAGAGGGACTAACTTGACCAAAGCAGCCACAGCAAAAGCGTTCTCAGCTGGGttcccccccacaccccctcGGTAGCTCTGTGGCCACAAGCAAGTTCCTAAACCTCTGCTCCCTCAAGGGCAAAATAACGCCCAACTCCCAGGGCTACGGGAAAGAGGCAGTGCACGGAAAGCACTTGGGACAACAGCGCATCTGTGACTTCAGCAACTGCTCTCCATCTGTGACAGCAAAGCCCCACTTGGCTGCCTTTGGCATCTGACTCAGCCCTTTGCTTTCATGTGGGCTCCCCACTGAATAACTGTTGAGTTTCCCTTCCAGCTCCAGAGAGCAGCTCCCCCTCCTTGGCCTCTTGGGGAGGCTGCGGGGAGGACAACGTTTACACTCGGTGGGGTGCCGGGTGGGAGTTATTGGGCCGACACCCTTCTTCGGGAAGAGCCTGGAGAGTTCAGAGCCTGGCTCTTGTCCCCCCAAACCCCCTGGGTCCCTCTGGAGGAAGCAGGTTTCTTTGCTAAAAATTAAACATCCTCTTTGTGAACGGGCAAGAAAACAGGACGTGGGAAGCATCCCACAGGGTGAACATTGTAAgcccaccacaaaacacaccaaacgcCAGAGTAGGGGGAAGGGTTTATtcaaggggggtgggggtgggagtgggggccctgggctgggaaacAGGCCTTGTTATAAACAAGGGATGGGGGAATAGGGACAGCGAATCTgttagagtgggggtggggttacCACCTTTCAGTCACCTGACTCAGTAAACCAGGCTGCGTCCTGGAGAGGCTGAACCTAGCGTACACGGtggtggctggagcagagcccaAGATGGCGCTTTAGATAAGACGGCACCATTTCGCTAACAAACATGGCTTtttcccccgcccccccccccaaacctgGCATGGTTGAACCCTTCCTATCTCACACTCGCTCACCTCcgaggctgggggggtggggtgggggtgggcagcaggttCCCAGCAGGCCACAGCCCTTCAAGCTCCACTGACAAAGCTCTGGCTTCTTCCCTGGTCTCAGGCAACTCCTTCCGGAGTGTCCGCCTCCCACGGCCCCCACAAAACCACGAGAAGCAGCACCGAGGAAAGAAGGCAAGCAGAATGCCCATAAACACGGACTGAACATCAGCTGTGCGCCAGGCCCCGTACCcagcgccgggaagccgcagtgACCGGAACAGAACGCGTGAAGCTCAGCGGGCAGAGGAATGAGGACTCAATCGTTCAGCTCCACTTCAGGCCTTCGAATTTGCCGCTCCTTCTGCCTGGAAAGCACTACCTGCAAATATTCCTACGGGGCGCCCTCCTTCAGGTCTGAGCTCAGAATTCCCCCCTCTGGACAAGGCTTCCCGGACTGCGTCCTCCAAAACAGCAACTGAACCCCCTCTGTTATTCTCCACCCCTTTCATCTTCCTTTAGTATTCTTTATAGCTTTCATCACCACCTGAGACAACATTATGGACTTACATCGTGAATATATTTCATAGTTATTTTAGTAAGGAAATGTATACAAATACTAGCATGTCTGCTCATACAATATTAGCATAcacccagggccggtgctgtggcatagcgggtaaagcagctgcctgaaacaccggcaacccatatggatgccggttcgagacccacttctgatccagctctctgctgtggcctgggaaagcagtagaagatggcccaagtccttggacccctgccccttgcacgggagacccagaagaagctcctggctcttggctccggattggcgcagctcaggccagtgcggccaattggggagtgaaccagcagatggaagagctctctctcactcgctctctctctctctctctgcctctccttctctctgtgtaactcttactttcaaataaataaataaatctttaaaaaaaggacttatttattaaaaaaaaaaaaaaaagagtgaacgaAGTAAAGAATTGAGCACTGTGCTGGGGCCAGGTTGTACAGGTGTGCAGGGACTGCTTGTTCAGTTTTCAAGAATGTTTGCAAACTGGTTGTTAGttattgagaaaaatgaaataatgtcaACCTACAATTAAATGAATTAgatttttaagtaataaaaagtCACCACTTCCTAGCTAACCGGATTTCACTACATCTACTATGCTCTTGAGGTCATTTAGCCCTGTTTTATCTGTCCAGTAGAAGTGCTATATAATGGTGCTTTTACTGTATTTTAGCTGTCTGGTGGAAGTACTATATAATGGTGCTTTTCCTGTATCTCCGTGTTCTGTGACCGCAGTTGGTAACTGCTAAGTTGACAAGATGATCGTTATGTAAACCATGGGAAGTGGAAAATGTTAGAAACCAGCGCCTCCCTTCCCGAAAGTCGGTTAACCATTTACCAGCACATAAGAGAGCACTTATGATAGTGCCTAGCACACAGTAAATGCTAtgatgttttcattattattaattcatttatatcATTACCATGTTTATGCGCTGGGTCTAGATTTTTCATGAGTGTGGGGGCAGCAGTCAAAAATGTGTAAAGAACGGAGAAATACAAAAAGCCAAACAGTGCGGTACGCTATAATTATTTCATCCTCCCAATAACGGCATCGAATGTGTACTATCGACTTgccccattttccagatggggAAACTAACGCTCTGAGCTAGCAAACTTCAGGCAGTTCGGCTAATTAGCGAAGTGGGATTCGAAAACGCGGAACAGTAGCTTCCGCGCGAAGGCGCACTTCACCCACGCGCCATCCTTACTGTCGCGTGGACGCCCCCAGCGGTTATTTCGCTTCGCGCCACGCGTAAAACGAATGGGCGTCATCGTTCTCGTTGCATCTTGGGAAATGTAGTCCTCGGGCTCGACGACCGACCTGCACGATCCGAGAAGGGAGGGGCCAGGAAGGAAACCGAACTTGGCCTTGgaacaaaagaacaaagaatCAGCTCTCAAGCTTCGCGACGTTTCAGCCACGCCGTGCGTGAGTTAGATCTTTTTTTGTCGTGCCCGTTGCATTCTGGGAACAGCAGTTCGCGTTTCTCCGATACGTCGACCCAAGATGACGGGACACACGTTGTACGTTCAGGTTGGGTCCAGGTCTCTCCGCTGTGCCGAGCTTGGCCGGTCGCGGTAACTTCTAGGCATGTGAGACCGGCGTTCAGGGCAGCTGCGGACACAAATTGAAGCTCTACCTTTTCTCACTTGTTTGCGCTCTTACCAAGGCTTGAGCTGCAGGCGAACAAGCCTGCTTCCTGCCGCTTCTCCCCGCTCGGAAAGCTAAGGTAGGCCCCTGGGGTGCCGAGGACGGAGCTCCAAGCCGAGAGTGTGGAGGCACGTCTACGCTGTCCCGCCGGCCAGGGAAGGAGCGTGGACCGCCCTGAGCGCTGCAGCTGCACAGTTCCGGCGGCTGCTACCTGGTGGGCTTCAGACCCAAGGTTTGTCCGCATAGGGACGAGCGTGCGGGGTGCGCGGCAGGGAGCATGGGAACTCAACAGCCCAGATACCCGCGGAGCTGCCTTGAGGAGGATCTCATGGTCCCACTGGAGTCAGGGGCTTTGTGGTCGTGAGAGTCTTAGAAGCCTGGTGGGGTGTTACCTGGGAATCAGCGGGGGCTGATAGGAGTGTTGTAGTCGACGTGCTCACCCCATTGATTGCTTAACGACGGAGTGGGAGAGTGGGCAACTAACTGAAAGGTAACGGGACATGGATGAGGATGTGATCCGAGGGATGGGGGGGTAGGGATGGTCCACCTTCATGGAAAGGCTGTTGTCATGTGGGTGAGTCAGATGAGCCCACTTTGTTGTGTGTGGTTCTCTCCGCCCTGCACAGGGAGGTGGTAGCAGAAGCCACCTGGTGACTGGTGTGAAATGGGACGGACCTCGAAAGACAAGCGAGACGTCTACTACCGCCTGGCCAAGGAGAATGGCTGGCGTGCCCGCAGCGCCTTCAAACTGCTACAGCTGGATGAAGAGTTCCAGCTCTTTAAAGGTCCCTAGCTGGTGACAACTCACAGGGGGCGGGGGGACAGTGAGGGGGGAGGACACGGGGGGTGGGGACAATGCTGTGGGCTAGGTCTCCAGAGCTCCCTGTGATAGATGGTCTGACTTGGAAGGACTCCAGGACAGGGACATGGGCAGGAAAGGATGATGGACAGAGGACCTGGGCAGTTCAGAGATGTGGGTGCTCCCCAGAGAGAGGGGTGAACTTTGCAGGGACCCCAGGTTGGTGAGGTGGGTACAGCTTACCCATGCCCTTTGACTCTGTGTGTCTAGGTGTGACACGGGCAGTTGACCTGTGTGCAGCCccaggcagctggagccaggtgctgagCCAGAAGATTGGGTGAGTGTGGGGAGCCCAGACTGGGGGGCCCCCAAGAGTGGGTGTTGGGGGAAGGGCAGCTAGGACTACACACTGGCCTAACATGGGCCCACTGTGTTGTCCTTAGGGGCCAAGGGTCTGGCCAAGTGGTGGCTGTGGACCTGCAAGCCATGGCTCCGCTACCAGGTGTGACCCAGATCCAAGGGGACATCACCCAGGTGAGAGCATGGCTGAGGGTATTGGGGTGTGTTCTAGCTAAAGGCCCCCTCCCGGGTGCTATGAAAAatgggagacagacagaatggtagaaaagagatggggagaagggcagagaaacagactgagaaagtcagcagagagaggagagagaagcagtGCATTGTATGCACAGTAACACGGATGAGACCAGATCCCCAGAGATCAAACTCAGTCTTAAAAACTGCAGTCATATGTTGCTTAATTGTGGagatttcttctgagaaatgtgttcTCAGATTTCCTGGTTATATAAATAGACTGTACTTACACTAAGATAGCTGCCATGTTACTATGTGATATGATACTTTGAGACCATAATTGTATCCAAATATTATGTGTCAAACTATTTCCCTACCAACACTGCAGTTTTACAAATgttaaaagaaagaaggaaagagaagagaagaaagaaacgcATGCTTAGTTGGACAAAGTCTGAGAATATGGCTGAccctgggagtgggagtgggaccATGGGCAGGTGAAATTGAAGAGTGATGGCGGAAGTCCCTAGggccactttctgtctctctctctctctctctccccccctctccatAGCTGTCCACTGCCAAGGAAATCATCCAGCATTTTGAGGGCTGCCCTGCAGACCTAGTGGTGTGCGACGGGGCTCCTGATGGTAAGCACTGGgccggggggagagggagatggaagtCCAGGCGGGCTCCCAGCTGTGTCATCCTCTGTATCTCCTACTTCTTCAGGTACCCCGgggctctccccacccctgctgcctgctctctgcctctgccctctcccctacCCTTTCAAGTTTTGTGCCTGCTGCCCGCCCTTCCCTCTGTTATCTCTGCACCTGTACAGTTCCATTTTCTGTTCATTCGTTCTTCCACTGAACACACATTTCCGGAGTGCCGGTTACCTAGTTAGATGGGCAACACCTCCCTGGCTTGCCAACAGAGACTGAAAGGAAGCAAGGGAATGAGCCATGGGTTTGCCTGCAGGAAGAGCCATGCAAGCAAAGTTCTAGCCCATGCGAAGGCCCTGAGGCGAGGGGGTGCTTGGTCTGTATGAGAATCAACAAGGAGTTCTGGTGTGGTTGGGACAGAGTGAGGGGGAGTGACAAGGGGACAGAGCCTCTAGGGCCTTGCGGGCCATGGTGAGAGCATTGGTGTTTTCATTGAGAAGAGAGTTCACAGAAAACCATGAGAGGGTTGTGAGCAGAGGTACGACtgtgcctggccccagctgtgccGGGACCCCTTAGGCCGCTGTGAGTAGTAGGAGGAGGAGCAAGGGTGGCAGCAGGGGCCTTGGGGGAGACAAGGCCACTGCAGGTCTGGGTGAGTGCTGGTGGCAATGGCAGTGGTAGAGAGGAATGATTtaggagatctttttttttttaaagatttatttatttgaaagagttacagagaggcagagggagagagagagaggtcttccatctgctggttcactgcccaactggctgcaatggccagagctgcactgatcagaagccaagagccaggagcttcttctgggtcttgtatcctacgcgggtgcaggggcccaaggactcgggccatcttccactgctgtcccaggccacagcagagagcttaatcggaagtggagcagctgggactcgaacttgcgcccatataggatgccggcactgcaggctgcggctttacctgctatgcacagcactggcccctcaggaGATCTTTTGAGAGAAGACTTGATAGTGGCTGGGATGTGGGTGTGAGGAGAGGacctgggagagggggaggtCAAAGGCCATTGTCTGGGGCCTGATCACCTGGAAGGAGCGGGTTTGGGAGGGAAGCTGAGGAGGTTGGTTTTTGAAGTATGGAAGATGGGGAATCCGTTTGATGAGACTGGGGCTCAGGGGAGCAGTGGGGGCTGCAGAAGGAAGTGACGCTGCTTGCGTGTGAGGCGGTTGGGAGAAGTAAAAGGAGCAGCTAAGGGTTGGGAGCTCAGCCTGTGCGCCCAGTGGCAGGCTGGGGTTGCCTCAAGGACCTCAGCAGCAGCGAGCCCAGAGGCTGCGGAGAAGTGGACACGCCCCCTAATACTGTCCCTCTCACCACAGTAACTGGCCTCCATGACGTAGATGAGTACATGCAAGCCCAGCTCCTCCTAGCAGTGAGTAACCTTGACCCTCCCACCCCACGCACGCCCTCCTTTGGCCCCCTGCTAGCTGTCTCCGCCTCAGCCTCAGCTGTCTGTCCTGCCCACAGGCTCTGAATATTGCCACACACGTCCTAAAGCCAGGGGGCTGCTTCGTGGCCAAGGTAAGTGTCGGGGATCCCGGCGGAGTGGAGCGCCAGGTCCCCGCGGCCGCCCTCACCCCCGTGCTCCTTGCTTCGGCCCGCTGCAGATCTTCCGAGGCCGGGATGTGACGCTGCTCTACAGCCAGCTGCGCATCTTCTTCTCCAGCGTGCTCTGTGCCAAGCCcaagagcagccggaactccagCATTGGTCagtgaggggcggggcaggcaggcGCAGGTgatgctggggctgtgggggtggcagccagtccccaccctccctccacatTCCTCCCCCAGAGGCCTTTGCTGTCTGCCAGGGTTACGACCCTCCTGAGGGCTTCAAGCCGGACCTGAGCAAGCCCCTGCTGGACCACTCGTACGGTGAGAGCCAGAGCCCCGGGCCCCAGCCTGGGAGAAACGCTACCCCCCTTATGTAACCTGTTTCGGGAGAGCCCTTATTCTTGCCCTTTCTGGGTGATTTGTCCCAGCGGGATCTTGAGCCCAGTTAAGTCCACTAAGGGCAGCTACTCTCAGAGCTGGTGACAGTTCTGTCCCTCCAGCCACACCCCAGATGGAAATCTCACCCCTCCGTGGAAGTGTGGCCCACACGGGGTCTTCCACCTCACCCCTATGAGGATGAGACAAGCACCCGCCCTTATAGAGCTCACGTTAGAATGAGACAAGTTCCTGGCAGCAAATAATAGAATGTCAGGTGGACATAGAGGCTGTGAGAAAACGGCAGGTGTTTTAGAAGGGGTGAAGGCTTTCTGGTGGGGTTTG comes from the Oryctolagus cuniculus chromosome X, mOryCun1.1, whole genome shotgun sequence genome and includes:
- the FTSJ1 gene encoding tRNA (cytidine(32)/guanosine(34)-2'-O)-methyltransferase isoform X2; the protein is MGRTSKDKRDVYYRLAKENGWRARSAFKLLQLDEEFQLFKGVTRAVDLCAAPGSWSQVLSQKIGGQGSGQVVAVDLQAMAPLPGVTQIQGDITQLSTAKEIIQHFEGCPADLVVCDGAPDVTGLHDVDEYMQAQLLLAALNIATHVLKPGGCFVAKIFRGRDVTLLYSQLRIFFSSVLCAKPKSSRNSSIEAFAVCQGYDPPEGFKPDLSKPLLDHSYDFNQLDGPTRIIVPFVTCGDLSAYDSDRSYPLDLQDGSEYKYTPPTQPPIAPPYQEACVLKKTGRLAKEIRPQDCPISRADALSQPLAAPQRHTQLAPEMEDNEIEMNCSH
- the FTSJ1 gene encoding tRNA (cytidine(32)/guanosine(34)-2'-O)-methyltransferase isoform X3 produces the protein MGRTSKDKRDVYYRLAKENGWRARSAFKLLQLDEEFQLFKGVTRAVDLCAAPGSWSQVLSQKIGGQGSGQVVAVDLQAMAPLPGVTQIQGDITQLSTAKEIIQHFEGCPADLVVCDGAPDGKHWAGGRGRWKSRRAPSCPRGRPHPRAPCFGPLQIFRGRDVTLLYSQLRIFFSSVLCAKPKSSRNSSIEAFAVCQGYDPPEGFKPDLSKPLLDHSYDFNQLDGPTRIIVPFVTCGDLSAYDSDRSYPLDLQDGSEYKYTPPTQPPIAPPYQEACVLKKTGRLAKEIRPQDCPISRADALSQPLAAPQRHTQLAPEMEDNEIEMNCSH
- the FTSJ1 gene encoding tRNA (cytidine(32)/guanosine(34)-2'-O)-methyltransferase isoform X1 encodes the protein MGRTSKDKRDVYYRLAKENGWRARSAFKLLQLDEEFQLFKGVTRAVDLCAAPGSWSQVLSQKIGGQGSGQVVAVDLQAMAPLPGVTQIQGDITQLSTAKEIIQHFEGCPADLVVCDGAPDVTGLHDVDEYMQAQLLLAALNIATHVLKPGGCFVAKIFRGRDVTLLYSQLRIFFSSVLCAKPKSSRNSSIEAFAVCQGYDPPEGFKPDLSKPLLDHSYDPDFNQLDGPTRIIVPFVTCGDLSAYDSDRSYPLDLQDGSEYKYTPPTQPPIAPPYQEACVLKKTGRLAKEIRPQDCPISRADALSQPLAAPQRHTQLAPEMEDNEIEMNCSH